From the Parachlamydia acanthamoebae genome, the window GTTTCTCCTCAAGAAAGATATCAAGGAATTGGATGGGGGTTACGGCAAGTTTTGCTTGGTATGAATCCATCTTCTGAACCTGTTAAAGAATTTGCGCGGAGTGCGAGTGCTGTTCTTAAAAATCGCGTGGAGAATTCCCCTCCGCAAAGAAATGAAAAGAGATGGCTAGAAGGATGGCTAAATCGTGTCCAAACCTACGTCACCTATTCTGCCAACGGATGAAATTGTTTTATCTAGGGAGTTGCATTTCTAGGTTGATTTATATGTTGCGACTCTCGTATGATAATGCTAACTATGAAAGTTTAGAGTGATTTTAAAATAATTGTAAACTAAATCACCCCTGACTTAATAAGCATTTATGCAAGATAAATTTAAAAAGTAGGTTAAGGTTAAATGACAGTTGTTAAAGTGCGGGTGGGAGAACCCCTTGATAAAGCTCTTAGAGCTCTTAAAAAAAGACTCGACAAAGAAGGCGTCATGAAGTCTGTTAAAGCCCATCGTTTTTATTCTAAACCATCAGTAAAAAAACGAGCTAAGTCTAAAGCTGCCTTAAAATATAAAAAGCAGCGTTAAAAAAAAGTAAGGCTGTCAGATAACGCTCATGTCGGTTTATGCGGCCTTTTCTTAAATTTCTCTCTTATGATCGAGGAGATAAATTGGGATGTCATTCAGCCCTCTATAAAGATCAAATTTCCAATTAAATCCAAATTATAGCGTGACATGGGTACTTATGTACTGCCAACCGCTCATAAGTGTGAACCCACTTGGTAATAGCATATGTCAGATTATTACAATACTCTAGAAGTTCAGCGAAACGCTACTCAAGATGAGATAAAAAAAGCCTATCGTAAAATGGCTTTGAAGTACCATCCAGATAAAAATCCAGGCGATGCAGAATCGGAAAAAAAGTTTAAAGAGATTTCCGAAGCTTATGAAGTTTTAAGCGACACCAACAAACGACAGTTATATGATCGATACGGAAAAGAAGGTGTTCAGGGTGCTTCTGCAGCTGGGGGGGCAAGCTATTCTTCCATGGAAGAAGCTTTACGTACCTTTATGGGTGCTTTCGGTGGAATGGGCTCTGATTCGATTTTTGATAGTGTATTCGGTGGCGGTGACTTTGGCGGCGGGCATGGCGGTGGCCAGGGAGCCAGACAAGGTGCAAGCAAGCGGGTCAATATCACGTTATCTTTTGAAGAAGCGGCGCGCGGAGTTGATAAAGAACTCGTTGTCACAAACTATGTGACTTGTAAAGAGTGCGCAGGTAAAGGTGCTAAATCCTCTGCAGGCATAAAAAAATGTAATCGTTGTGGCGGTGCTGGACAGGTTTTTGAACAGCGTGGTTTTTTCAGTATGTCTATGACTTGTCCTCAATGCCATGGTGAGGGACGCATGATCGTTGATCCTTGCTCTGACTGTCGTGGAAGCGGTCTTGTTAAAGAAAAGCAACACGTAAAAGTACATATTCCTGCTGGTGTTGATACGGGCATGCGCTTACGCATGAGTGGTTATGGAGATGCTGGTCAGGGTGGAGGCCCTCCCGGAGATCTGTATGTTTTTATCCAAGTCGAAGCCCATGAAATTTTTGAACGAGATGGCAATGATCTATTGCTCGATTTGCCGATTAGTTTTACGGAAGCTGCATTAGGTTGCAAAAAAGAAGTGCCTTCTTTATTAGCGCATACCTGTCGAATTACCATTCCTGAAGGCACCCAAAATGGGAAAGTTTTCCGAGTAAAAGGGGAGGGTTTTCCGAATGTCCATGGACAAGGAAAAGGTGATCTTTTAGTAAAAATTTTCGTCGAAACCCCGACAAAACTCAGTAAGCGAATGAAAGAGTTACTCGAAGAGTTTGCTCAATTAGAAGATGCAACCAATCTTCCTACTCGCAAAGGCTTTCTAGATAAAATTAAGGGGCTTTTTCATTAAGAGTGACTGTTAGCCATACGCATTTTTAAACCCTCAAGTAAGTTTTTTAGACTATTTGAGGGTTTTTTATTTATCGTGTTAAGGCAGGATGCTCACTAAAATAGATTGGCTTACTGCTTTTATGCTGAAGAGCGATGCTAATATCTAGTTTAATTCCTCTGTTTTGAAGAGCTCCTTGCACAACTTGAAGAGCTGTTTCCGGCGTGTTACATTCACTCGAAAGGTGTGCTAAATGCACATGTTTGAGCCCTTCATGCGCAATATCACACAATAATTCCCCACAGGCTTCATTTGAAAGGTGACCACTACGGCTTAATACGCGCTGCTTGTAAACCATCGGTCGTGGAGAGGCATGTACCATAGAGGGTTGATGATTGGCTTCGACATACAAGTAATCGCAATTTTGTAATTGATGGCGTACAAGTGAGGTGACAAAACCTAAATCAGTGCAAAACCCTAATTTCAATTGATCTGTTTTAATGGTGAAGCCGACCGGATCGATCGTGTCATGTTGGATACTGAAAGGGTGAACTTCCAAATCTCCAAAAAGAAATGATTCTCCAGTTGTAAAGATTTTAAATTTTGGGCAATCATGGAAGCATTCTACAATCCCCTTTGCAGTTTCATGATTTGCAAACACGGGGATTCCTAATTTGTAAGCTAAAACTCTTAGTCCCTGAATATGGTCCGTATGTTCATGGGTAATAAAAATCGCATCAATGTCCGTTAATTCGACATTCAATTGAGCGAGCTCTTCTTTAATTCTTTTTCCACTAATACCCGCATCAATCAAGATTTTTGTATGGGGCGTTCCAACATAGATACAATTTCCTTTGGAACCTGAAGCTAAGGGACAAAAACCTTCCATTTGAAACCATGAATTTAAGAGATTAAACCAGCATTTTTAGCATACATACGGAATCATTGGAAGGATAAAGGGCGTTTTTTTAACAAGAATCGGTTTTTAATTATTATGTTGACTTAATTTGGTGCTAAAACATATTCTGCGTTGAAAAAATCAAAAAAAAGTTAGTTGGGTAAATATTACTTGAATAGGAGACTATGATGACGAATTCCCCAAAAATAAGTTTAAAAAATGGCGAAGAGCCAATTAATAATCGTTTAGATGCTGTAGCAAAAAGCATGCAGAAAGGAAAATGGCTTTCTTCAGAGCTACAGGTTGTATACAACGGACGTTTATGGAGAGCATTTAGGGGGTTTTTAAAGTTATTGGGTTTTAAAATTGACCGTAGAGATTCTGTGCATATTGCTGAAAAATTACACGATTATATCAATTCAAATAAAGATGAGTTAATAAAAGATTTTAGTCATGTAAATCAAAATAGCCAAAATCTTGAAATTATCTTAAATAGAATCCTCCCTCTAAAAATTAGAAATCGAAATGATTCTGTTGGAAAATGCTATAAAATGCATTTTGAAAAATGCAAGGCGCTATTTAGTCCTGAGGAGTTAACAAAACAGAAGCTTGCTCAAGAAGCGGTCCTGAGATTACAAGAAGAATTAGCACAAAAAGCTGCAGAAGATCAGCGAATTGCGGAAGAGCAAGCTAATAAAGAAAAAGAGGAAAAAACAGGCCAAGACACTCAAGAAGGTGAAAAAACTGAACCAAAGGCTCCTGAAAACGAACCTGTGGGAGGGCAAGCTGGTGTTCAAGAGCAAGCGACAGACGATGAAAAAAAAATAGCAGAAGAAGAAAATGCTCCGGAAGCTGAAACAGAAAAGGAAACGAAAGCACAGGAAGAAAAATCAGAAGCAGAGACTTCCAATGAAGCTGAAACTCAGCAAGAAGAAACTGAAGAGCAAGCCAAACAAAATATTATAGCTAATTTTGAGGAAGAAATAGCTTCAGACACTCAGCAAAAAGCTGAAGTAGAAAAAGCGAAGCAAGCTGAAGAGCGACGAATTGCGGAAGAGTTAATCATAGGTGATTTAGCTAACGATTCTTCAAAAGAAAATTTAGAAGTTGAGCAAAAAGATGGCGCGACTCAAGTAGAAGCGAAAAATCACGCTGAAGAAGGCCTTGTAAAGCAAGAAGAAGAGCGTGTAGCAGCTTTAGAAGCTCAACAAAAAGCTGAAGAAGCAGCAAAAGCTGAAGAAGAAAAAAGACTTGCCGATGAG encodes:
- a CDS encoding MBL fold metallo-hydrolase; its protein translation is MEGFCPLASGSKGNCIYVGTPHTKILIDAGISGKRIKEELAQLNVELTDIDAIFITHEHTDHIQGLRVLAYKLGIPVFANHETAKGIVECFHDCPKFKIFTTGESFLFGDLEVHPFSIQHDTIDPVGFTIKTDQLKLGFCTDLGFVTSLVRHQLQNCDYLYVEANHQPSMVHASPRPMVYKQRVLSRSGHLSNEACGELLCDIAHEGLKHVHLAHLSSECNTPETALQVVQGALQNRGIKLDISIALQHKSSKPIYFSEHPALTR
- the dnaJ gene encoding molecular chaperone DnaJ, whose translation is MSDYYNTLEVQRNATQDEIKKAYRKMALKYHPDKNPGDAESEKKFKEISEAYEVLSDTNKRQLYDRYGKEGVQGASAAGGASYSSMEEALRTFMGAFGGMGSDSIFDSVFGGGDFGGGHGGGQGARQGASKRVNITLSFEEAARGVDKELVVTNYVTCKECAGKGAKSSAGIKKCNRCGGAGQVFEQRGFFSMSMTCPQCHGEGRMIVDPCSDCRGSGLVKEKQHVKVHIPAGVDTGMRLRMSGYGDAGQGGGPPGDLYVFIQVEAHEIFERDGNDLLLDLPISFTEAALGCKKEVPSLLAHTCRITIPEGTQNGKVFRVKGEGFPNVHGQGKGDLLVKIFVETPTKLSKRMKELLEEFAQLEDATNLPTRKGFLDKIKGLFH
- the rpsU gene encoding 30S ribosomal protein S21, coding for MTVVKVRVGEPLDKALRALKKRLDKEGVMKSVKAHRFYSKPSVKKRAKSKAALKYKKQR